The following are encoded together in the Balaenoptera acutorostrata chromosome 9, mBalAcu1.1, whole genome shotgun sequence genome:
- the NUDT22 gene encoding uridine diphosphate glucose pyrophosphatase NUDT22, which translates to MDPEVSLLLQCPPGGLPEEQVRAELSAAYDRRPLPGGDKAITAVWESRLQAQPWLFDAPKFRLHSATLVPTGSPGPQLHLCLGLTSYRDFLGTNWASSAAWLRQQGATDWGDKQAYLADPLGVGAALATADDFLVFLRRSGQVAEATGLVDVPGGHPEPQALCPGDRPLHINLPGELVVHELFSSVLQEICDEVNLPLLTLSQPLLLGIACNETSAGRASAEFYVQCSLTSEQVRKHYTNGGPEAHESTGIIFVETQSVRRLQETEMWAELCPSAKGAIFLYNKVQESST; encoded by the exons ATGGACCCTGAGGTGTCCCTGCTGCTGCAGTGCCCCCCTGGGGGGCTGCCTGAGGAGCAGGTACGGGCTGAGCTGAGCGCTGCCTACGACCGTCGCCCACTGCCAGGAGGGGACAAGGCCATCACCGCAGTCTGGGAGAGCCGGCTTCAGGCCCAGCCCTGGCTCTTTGACGCCCCCAAGTTCCGCCTGCACTCTGCCACCCTGGTGCCCACTGGCTCGCCGGGGCCACAGCTGCACCTGTGCCTGGGCCTTACTTCCTATCGAGACTTCCTGGGCACCAACTGGGCCAGCTCAGCTGCCTGGCTGCGACAGCAGGGGGCCACCGACTGGGGTGACAAGCAAGCCTACCTGGCGGACCCCTTAGGGGTGGGCGCTGCACTGGCCACTGCTGACGACTTCCTTGTCTTCCTGCGCCGCTCTGGGCAGGTGGCTGAGGCAACTGGGCTAGTGGACGTGCCCGGTGggcaccctgagcctcag GCCCTGTGCCCAGGTGACAGACCCCTGCACATCAACCTCCCTGGGGAGCTGGTGGTGCATGAGCTCTTCTCCAGTGTCCTTCAGGAGATCTGTGATGAG GTGAACCTGCCGCTGCTCACCCTGAGCCAGCCGCTGCTGTTGGGCATTGCCTGCAATGAGACCAGTGCCGGCCGTGCCAGTGCTGAGTTCTACGTCCA GTGCAGCCTGACTTCTGAGCAGGTGAGGAAGCACTACACGAATGGGGGACCTGAGGCCCACGAATCCACAGGAATCATCTTTGTGGAGACACAG AGTGTGAGGAGGTTGCAGGAGACTGAAATGTGGGCCGAGCTCTGCCCCTCAGCCAAAGGCGCCATCTTCCTCTACAACAAAGTCCAGGAAAGTTCCACCTAA
- the TRPT1 gene encoding tRNA 2'-phosphotransferase 1: MNASRGRRQEAAGPKGRRAHRPREQDRDVQLSKALSYALRHGALKLGLPMGADGFVPLGTLLQLPQFCSFSVEDVQRVVDTNGKQRFALRPGDPGAGPLIRANQGHSLQVPELELIPLEALQALPLMLVHGTFWRHWPSILLKGLSCRGRTHIHLAAGLPGDPGVVSGMRPNCEVAVFINGPLALADGIPFFRSANGVILTPGNADGVLPPKYFKEALQLRPTRKPLSLAGNEETECQSDPKHSSRGRRMTQQ; the protein is encoded by the exons ATGAACGCCTCTagaggaaggaggcaggaagCAGCAGGGCCCAAGGGTAGAAGGGCTCACAGACCCCGGGAACAG GACCGAGATGTACAACTGTCCAAGGCTCTGTCCTATGCCCTGCGCCACGGGGCCCTGAAGCTGGGGCTTCCCATGGGGGCCG ATGGTTTTGTGCCCCTGGGCACCCTCCTGCAGCTGCCCCAGTTCTGCAGCTTCTCAGTTGAAGATGTGCAGCGCGTGGTGGACACCAATGGGAAGCAGCGGTTCGCCCTGCGGCCAGGGGACCCCGGCGCCGGCCCTCTCATCCGGGCCAATCAGGGTCACTCCCTGCAG GTACCTGAGTTGGAGCTGATTCCCCTGGAGGCCCTGCAGGCCCTGCCCCTGATGCTCGTCCATGGCACATTCTGGCGGCACTGGCCATCCATCCTGCTCAAGGGCCTGTCCTGCCGGGGGAGGACGCACATCCACCTGGCCGCGGGActgcctggggaccctggtgtcgtCAGTG GCATGCGGCCAAATTGCGAAGTGGCCGTGTTCATCAACGGGCCCCTGGCCCTGGCAG ATGGAATCCCCTTCTTCCGCTCTGCTAACGGGGTGATCCTGACTCCAGGGAACGCTGATGGCGTCCTGCCTCCCAAGTATTTCAAGGAGGCCCTGcagctacgccctaccc GAAAGCCCCTCTCCTTGGCTGGTAATGAAGAGACAGAGTGTCAGAGTGACCCCAAGCACAGCTCCAGAGGAAGAAGGATGAcccaacaataa